The following are encoded together in the Peromyscus leucopus breed LL Stock chromosome 1, UCI_PerLeu_2.1, whole genome shotgun sequence genome:
- the Dennd10 gene encoding DENN domain-containing protein 10 isoform X1 gives MGVAKWRGGACGADQGAAEDGCSCGDGYTADARSRPDRDHLSTIEKDTNGEVLWVWCYPSTTASLRNLLLRKCCLTDENKLLHPFVFGQYRRTWFYITTVEVPDSSVLKKVTHFSIVLTAKDFNPEKYAAFTRILCRIYLKYGSPVKMMESYIAVLTKGICQSEENGSFFSRDFDSRKAYLAGSIKDIVSQFGMETVILHTALMLKKRIVVYHPKIEAVQEFTRTLPALVWHRQDWTILHSYMHLHAEELEGLQMCTGYIAGFVELEVSSRPDLYDVFVNLADSEITIAPLAKEAMTMGKLHKEIGQLIVQSAEDPEKSDSQVIQDIALKTKEIFTNLAPFSEVSDDGGKIVLSVEALKQKRFPPATENFLYHLAAAEQMLKI, from the exons ATGGGCGTGGCCAAGTGGAGGGGTGGGGCCTGCGGCGCAGACCAGGGAGCGGCGGAAGATGGCTGCAGTTGTGGCGACGGATACACAGCTGATGCTCGGAGTCGGCCTGATCG TGACCATCTTTCCACCATAGAAAAGGACACTAATGGAGAAGTTCTGTGGGTGTGGTGTTATCCTTCCACGACAGCCTCATTAAGGAATCTGCTGCTCCGAAAATGCTGCCTAACAGATGAAAACAAACTTCTCCACCCCTTTGTCTTTGGTCAGTACAGAAGAACATGGTTTTATATCACTACAGTTGAAGTTCCAGATTCTTCAGTTTTGAAAAAG gtgACTCATTTTTCTATTGTTCTGACCGCCAAAGATTTTAACCCAGAGAAATATGCCGCCTTCACTAGGATATTGTGTAG AATATATCTGAAATATGGGAGCCCAGTTAAAATGATGGAGAGTTACATTGCAGTTCTCACCAAGGGGATCTGCCAGAGTGAAGAAAATGGCTCTTTCTTTAGCAGAGACTTTGATAGTCGAAAGGCATACCTTGCAGGGTCCATCaaag acattgtATCTCAATTTGGAATGGAAACTGTTATCTTACACACAGCATTGATGTTAAAAAAACGAATTGTTGTCTATCACCCCAAAATAGAAGCTGTCCAGGAGTTTACCAG GACTCTGCCTGCCCTGGTGTGGCATCGACAGGATTGGACCATCCTGCATTCTTATATGCACCTCCATGCTGAAGAACTAGAAGGCCTGCAAATGTGCACAG GTTACATCGCTGGCTTTGTGGAATTGGAGGTGAGCAGCAGACCAGACCTCTACGATGTGTTTGTGAATCTGGCAGATAGTGAGATCACCATCGCTCCACTCGCAAAAG AGGCCATGACGATGGGCAAATTGCATAAAGAAATTGGTCAGCTAATTGTGCAGTCTGCAGAAGACCCAGAGAAGTCAGACAGCCAGGTTATACAG GACATTGccctaaaaacaaaagaaatcttcaCCAATCTAGCACCATTTTCAGAAGTGTCAGATGATGGGGGAAAGATTGTCCTCAGTGTTGAGGCACTGAAGCAAAAGCGATTCCCACCTGCAACAGAGAACTTCCTTTACCATCTAGCAGCAGCTGAACAAATGCTGAAGATATGA
- the Dennd10 gene encoding DENN domain-containing protein 10 isoform X4, translated as MPPSLGYCVDIVSQFGMETVILHTALMLKKRIVVYHPKIEAVQEFTRTLPALVWHRQDWTILHSYMHLHAEELEGLQMCTGYIAGFVELEVSSRPDLYDVFVNLADSEITIAPLAKEAMTMGKLHKEIGQLIVQSAEDPEKSDSQVIQDIALKTKEIFTNLAPFSEVSDDGGKIVLSVEALKQKRFPPATENFLYHLAAAEQMLKI; from the exons ATGCCGCCTTCACTAGGATATTGTGTAG acattgtATCTCAATTTGGAATGGAAACTGTTATCTTACACACAGCATTGATGTTAAAAAAACGAATTGTTGTCTATCACCCCAAAATAGAAGCTGTCCAGGAGTTTACCAG GACTCTGCCTGCCCTGGTGTGGCATCGACAGGATTGGACCATCCTGCATTCTTATATGCACCTCCATGCTGAAGAACTAGAAGGCCTGCAAATGTGCACAG GTTACATCGCTGGCTTTGTGGAATTGGAGGTGAGCAGCAGACCAGACCTCTACGATGTGTTTGTGAATCTGGCAGATAGTGAGATCACCATCGCTCCACTCGCAAAAG AGGCCATGACGATGGGCAAATTGCATAAAGAAATTGGTCAGCTAATTGTGCAGTCTGCAGAAGACCCAGAGAAGTCAGACAGCCAGGTTATACAG GACATTGccctaaaaacaaaagaaatcttcaCCAATCTAGCACCATTTTCAGAAGTGTCAGATGATGGGGGAAAGATTGTCCTCAGTGTTGAGGCACTGAAGCAAAAGCGATTCCCACCTGCAACAGAGAACTTCCTTTACCATCTAGCAGCAGCTGAACAAATGCTGAAGATATGA
- the Dennd10 gene encoding DENN domain-containing protein 10 isoform X3, giving the protein MMESYIAVLTKGICQSEENGSFFSRDFDSRKAYLAGSIKDIVSQFGMETVILHTALMLKKRIVVYHPKIEAVQEFTRTLPALVWHRQDWTILHSYMHLHAEELEGLQMCTGYIAGFVELEVSSRPDLYDVFVNLADSEITIAPLAKEAMTMGKLHKEIGQLIVQSAEDPEKSDSQVIQDIALKTKEIFTNLAPFSEVSDDGGKIVLSVEALKQKRFPPATENFLYHLAAAEQMLKI; this is encoded by the exons ATGATGGAGAGTTACATTGCAGTTCTCACCAAGGGGATCTGCCAGAGTGAAGAAAATGGCTCTTTCTTTAGCAGAGACTTTGATAGTCGAAAGGCATACCTTGCAGGGTCCATCaaag acattgtATCTCAATTTGGAATGGAAACTGTTATCTTACACACAGCATTGATGTTAAAAAAACGAATTGTTGTCTATCACCCCAAAATAGAAGCTGTCCAGGAGTTTACCAG GACTCTGCCTGCCCTGGTGTGGCATCGACAGGATTGGACCATCCTGCATTCTTATATGCACCTCCATGCTGAAGAACTAGAAGGCCTGCAAATGTGCACAG GTTACATCGCTGGCTTTGTGGAATTGGAGGTGAGCAGCAGACCAGACCTCTACGATGTGTTTGTGAATCTGGCAGATAGTGAGATCACCATCGCTCCACTCGCAAAAG AGGCCATGACGATGGGCAAATTGCATAAAGAAATTGGTCAGCTAATTGTGCAGTCTGCAGAAGACCCAGAGAAGTCAGACAGCCAGGTTATACAG GACATTGccctaaaaacaaaagaaatcttcaCCAATCTAGCACCATTTTCAGAAGTGTCAGATGATGGGGGAAAGATTGTCCTCAGTGTTGAGGCACTGAAGCAAAAGCGATTCCCACCTGCAACAGAGAACTTCCTTTACCATCTAGCAGCAGCTGAACAAATGCTGAAGATATGA
- the Dennd10 gene encoding DENN domain-containing protein 10 isoform X2, with protein sequence MAAVVATDTQLMLGVGLIEKDTNGEVLWVWCYPSTTASLRNLLLRKCCLTDENKLLHPFVFGQYRRTWFYITTVEVPDSSVLKKVTHFSIVLTAKDFNPEKYAAFTRILCRIYLKYGSPVKMMESYIAVLTKGICQSEENGSFFSRDFDSRKAYLAGSIKDIVSQFGMETVILHTALMLKKRIVVYHPKIEAVQEFTRTLPALVWHRQDWTILHSYMHLHAEELEGLQMCTGYIAGFVELEVSSRPDLYDVFVNLADSEITIAPLAKEAMTMGKLHKEIGQLIVQSAEDPEKSDSQVIQDIALKTKEIFTNLAPFSEVSDDGGKIVLSVEALKQKRFPPATENFLYHLAAAEQMLKI encoded by the exons ATGGCTGCAGTTGTGGCGACGGATACACAGCTGATGCTCGGAGTCGGCCTGATCG AAAAGGACACTAATGGAGAAGTTCTGTGGGTGTGGTGTTATCCTTCCACGACAGCCTCATTAAGGAATCTGCTGCTCCGAAAATGCTGCCTAACAGATGAAAACAAACTTCTCCACCCCTTTGTCTTTGGTCAGTACAGAAGAACATGGTTTTATATCACTACAGTTGAAGTTCCAGATTCTTCAGTTTTGAAAAAG gtgACTCATTTTTCTATTGTTCTGACCGCCAAAGATTTTAACCCAGAGAAATATGCCGCCTTCACTAGGATATTGTGTAG AATATATCTGAAATATGGGAGCCCAGTTAAAATGATGGAGAGTTACATTGCAGTTCTCACCAAGGGGATCTGCCAGAGTGAAGAAAATGGCTCTTTCTTTAGCAGAGACTTTGATAGTCGAAAGGCATACCTTGCAGGGTCCATCaaag acattgtATCTCAATTTGGAATGGAAACTGTTATCTTACACACAGCATTGATGTTAAAAAAACGAATTGTTGTCTATCACCCCAAAATAGAAGCTGTCCAGGAGTTTACCAG GACTCTGCCTGCCCTGGTGTGGCATCGACAGGATTGGACCATCCTGCATTCTTATATGCACCTCCATGCTGAAGAACTAGAAGGCCTGCAAATGTGCACAG GTTACATCGCTGGCTTTGTGGAATTGGAGGTGAGCAGCAGACCAGACCTCTACGATGTGTTTGTGAATCTGGCAGATAGTGAGATCACCATCGCTCCACTCGCAAAAG AGGCCATGACGATGGGCAAATTGCATAAAGAAATTGGTCAGCTAATTGTGCAGTCTGCAGAAGACCCAGAGAAGTCAGACAGCCAGGTTATACAG GACATTGccctaaaaacaaaagaaatcttcaCCAATCTAGCACCATTTTCAGAAGTGTCAGATGATGGGGGAAAGATTGTCCTCAGTGTTGAGGCACTGAAGCAAAAGCGATTCCCACCTGCAACAGAGAACTTCCTTTACCATCTAGCAGCAGCTGAACAAATGCTGAAGATATGA